In Edaphobacter aggregans, the sequence GCATTAAGTTACCGAGCATTTTGTCGTCGTCGCTGTGCTCCCAGTCGGAGGGGAAGGAATCACTCAGAAAACGGAGTTCTTCCCCGTGATACGCACCAAGATGTGTTCGCTTGCCGGTCTCGGAAAAAGTGACGCAATATAGATATGCCTTCCGACCTGCGCTTGTCATAGCTCGCGCCATCGACCGGGCGCCATAGGCAAAGGTATCGTTCTGAATCCGCAAATATTGTTCCGGGACATCGGCATCCGTCGCTACAGGGTAAGCTTGAAATTCCTGGTCGGTGTACTTTCCGGTGTCGTTCAGCAGATACTGCTTATATTGATCGACGGTTTTCACGTCGTTGTGGCCGAAGACGGTTGCTTCATCGGCGTTGCTGCCGACAAGGACTGGGATCTGGAGTTCCTTGCCTTCGGCGTAGATCTTTGCGGGTTGCTCTGGAAGTACCCATCCGTCAACGATGGCGTCAAAATGAACTTGCCGGTCCTGGCTCCAAGACTTCAGAATTTCCGTGACGGGAATACTGCGGAGTTTTCGCAATGCCTCCGGACCGTTCGCAACTCCCAGATCACCGGCCAATCGTTCTCCCGCGCCTTCGCCGGTGCCCGCGATAAAGTTATAAGGGAGGGGCGTGCGGATGTCTTCGTCGAGGACACTCTGGCAATCGCCGCTCTCCATAATCGCTCGCTGAAATAACCCAGCCGACATCGGTGATGCCATGAGCAAACAGATATCGACTGAACCGGCGGACTGACCCATCACCGTAATCCGATTGGGATCTCCACCAAGGCGAGAGATATTCTCACGCACCCACTTCAGCACCTCCAGTTGATCGAGCAGACCATAATTTCCGGAAGAGTGGTGCGGAGACTCGGCCGTAAGCGCTGGATGCGCAAAGAATCCCATCGGGCCAAGGCGATAGTTGGCACTGACCACGACAACGCCCAGACGCGAAAGCGCGGGACCAAGCGGGTCCAATTGGCTATAGCCCGTAGTGTTTGACCCCCCGTGAAAATAGACGATGACAGGCAGCCTCGGGCCCACGTAGAGGTGCGTCGTCCAGACGTTCAAGTAGAGGCAGTCTTCATTCCAACCGATATACGGAAGCCAACCTGCAGGAAGCTGCGGACAAGCTGCGCCGAACTTCATTGCTCTGCGCATACCGGTCCATGGCCTTACCGACTGTGGGGGTTTCCAGCGCAGATCACCAACTGGTGGAGCGGCATATGGAACGCCGAGGAATGCCACTCCAGTTTGCCCAGATCCGAAATGTACCCCTTCGACGATGCCAACCTTAAGCATCACCATCGGAGCTGCGACAACCGCCGCGGCCAGGTCTACTCGAGCAGAGAGACATATCAGGAAACACGCTAAGGACACATAGAAATGCCGTCGCATGGCTAACGCCTTTCACGGACCGGGGGTCTTCTGTCACGTTTATTTACGCGAGTATTCGCCCTGAAACTCCACAGTCCAAGTGGCGCCCCTGTCTGCCGATTTCTCCCATGTCTGCGTGACCTTGTCCGCGTTCACACGCACCACTCGGATTCGATTGAGAGTCGCCGCTCCATTCGGACCGCGACTAGGTCCGTAAAACTCGGCCAAGCCTGACGTCACTTTACCCTTGAATACGTGCACTCGACCCTGGTTGTCCGCGAACATTCCATGCCAACTCCCATCATCCGAGCTATAAGCAAACACATTTTCGCCCTTGTGACCTCTTCCGCCATCCCAGGTCTCGACGAGAACGCATTTGTCCAGCCTCAGGTATACCTTGCTGGTACTGCCGCCGGGCGCGCCGGGATACGTTATCGTCCAATCACCAAGCCAGTAATCGAACTGTTGTCTTTCCGGGCTTGCAGAACACGACAACGGATCTGCTGCAGCGAACGTTGGCAAGGTCGCCACGCCAAACCACACTACTGTGCCGGCAACGAAAAGAAGGCTTCTGAACCACCTCAACCTGCGAACAACTAATTCTCGTTTCATCATTGCGGCTCCTCCGAGATCAAACCACCAGACACGAACAGGTGACGGTTTGGGTATTGTCTTGCGACTTTTCAAAGTGCGTTCTTGCATTCATCTCAACCCGCTGCTGGCCGGCGTGCGCGAAACCGAAATGCGCCAGAGTTCTTTTCCACGTCCAATACCTGAAATCCTGCGGCCTCTAACCGCACGCCAAATGTATCCGGGGCAACGGGCACAAGCGTGTCACGATGTGAATCAGTCGCATGAACAAGCTTTGTATGCTGTCGCTACCCACGAAGACTCCACCCGGCGTTATCACGCGCCATACCTCGCGCAGCAGTTGGTCCTGCAACTCAGGAGACGGCACATGATGCAGCATCGTAAACGACACTGCTCCCGAAAACTGACCGTCCGCGAACGGCATCGTAGTCGCGTCACCGGCGATCACTTCGACATTGCTGCCGCTTAGCCGCAAACGCAGCGACGCGGCCAGCCCAGGGTCAACTTCAATCGCCGTCAGGCGCTCCAACGTCAGCCGCAACAGATCCGTTGTCAGGCCAGGCCCAGGTCCAAGCTCAAGGACATTCTGTCCCAGATCCGCACCGGAAACGACCCACGGCACTCGCCTCTCGATGGTCTTTCGCCATCGTCCGGATCGACACAACCAATGATGTAAACGATTCACGCGCCCGCCTTCCTCCATCGAGCAGTCTCAGACTAGCTCTTGTGTGACTTGCATACTTTCGCTATTGTGACAATAAATGCTGCAAAAGCGTCAAACTGCGATCTTCGACT encodes:
- a CDS encoding carboxylesterase/lipase family protein, which encodes MVMLKVGIVEGVHFGSGQTGVAFLGVPYAAPPVGDLRWKPPQSVRPWTGMRRAMKFGAACPQLPAGWLPYIGWNEDCLYLNVWTTHLYVGPRLPVIVYFHGGSNTTGYSQLDPLGPALSRLGVVVVSANYRLGPMGFFAHPALTAESPHHSSGNYGLLDQLEVLKWVRENISRLGGDPNRITVMGQSAGSVDICLLMASPMSAGLFQRAIMESGDCQSVLDEDIRTPLPYNFIAGTGEGAGERLAGDLGVANGPEALRKLRSIPVTEILKSWSQDRQVHFDAIVDGWVLPEQPAKIYAEGKELQIPVLVGSNADEATVFGHNDVKTVDQYKQYLLNDTGKYTDQEFQAYPVATDADVPEQYLRIQNDTFAYGARSMARAMTSAGRKAYLYCVTFSETGKRTHLGAYHGEELRFLSDSFPSDWEHSDDDKMLGNLMRTYWTQFARTGDPNAPGLPAWTRYDAHSDQCLELGRMIGVRPVAPQLKIIENIMKQVFATTATMSLSSEAKTSDREALAEN
- a CDS encoding class I SAM-dependent methyltransferase, yielding MEEGGRVNRLHHWLCRSGRWRKTIERRVPWVVSGADLGQNVLELGPGPGLTTDLLRLTLERLTAIEVDPGLAASLRLRLSGSNVEVIAGDATTMPFADGQFSGAVSFTMLHHVPSPELQDQLLREVWRVITPGGVFVGSDSIQSLFMRLIHIVTRLCPLPRIHLACG